In Alosa sapidissima isolate fAloSap1 chromosome 11, fAloSap1.pri, whole genome shotgun sequence, a single window of DNA contains:
- the cfap161 gene encoding cilia- and flagella-associated protein 161: MTQAHTYSPNVRVGNWIEDLVLKEDMLKDFLEQKDKGDLTLQKIGKLRDNIMKSVELSVAQGSVRFGDTVMLVNAGRTGPDPRDPCALSIITDIGNIRARPQQTDNQSLQAPCSVSGAQSLQPCVRNAFIIDSVDGTAKGETLHYDQSFCLRTTAGYAGGLYLASDVKSFQKCAQKSRLQEVSLVEELSFLCHWKLKYLNPQERLEQEGFPVSANSKVLISHCKTNQCLALMDKHILWTPYGKEYEITAHTLLDSHKFEQDSNHWIFTTSDPGNHGHTLFQTQQANQGTEEARSDPQLLSDSTPDH; the protein is encoded by the exons ATGACCCAAGCGCATACGTACAGTCCGAATGTTAGAGTCGGGAACTGGATCGAGGACCTCGTTTTGAAGGAG GATATGCTGAAGGACTTCTTGGAGCAGAAGGATAAAGGAGATCTCACGCTGCAGAAGATCGGCAAACTGAGGGACAACATCATGAAGAGT gtAGAGTTGTCTGTAGCACAGGGCAGTGTGCGTTTTGGAGACACTGTGATGCTGGTCAACGCTGGAAGGACAGGGCCTGACCCACGAGACCCCTGTGCCCTCAGCATCATCACTGACATCGGCAACATCAGGGCACGCCCCCAGCAAACCGACAACCAATCACTGCAGGCACCCTGTTCTGTGAGTGGAGCCCAGAGCTTGCAGCCTTGTGTTCGCAATGCATTCATCATCgacag TGTGGACGGGACCGCAAAGGGTGAAACACTGCATTATGACCAGAGCTTCTGTTTGAGGACCACTGCAGGCTACGCCGGAGgg cTGTACCTGGCCAGTGATGTAAAGAGTTTCCAGAAGTGTGCACAGAAGTCCCGCCTACAGGAAGTGAGTTTGGTGGAGGAGCTAAGCTTCCTGTGCCACTGGAAGCTTAAGTACTTAAACCCCCAAGAGCGACTGGAACAGGAAGGATTCCCAGTgtct gCAAACTCAAAGGTGCTTATCTCCCACTGCAAGACCAACCAGTGTCTGGCCCTCATGGACAAGCACATCCTGTG gacaccATATGGTAAAGAGTACGAGATTACTGCTCACACCCTCCTGGACTCCCATAAGTTCGAGCAGGATAGCAACCACTGGATCTTCACGACCTCTGACCCCGGCAACCATGGACACACCCTCTTCCAAACACAGCAAGCCAATCAGGGCACAGAGGAGGCCAGATCAGATCCACAgcttctgtctgactcaacaCCTGACCACTAA